In the Alkalispirillum mobile genome, GCGCCACAGCCACCTCACCGTGCACGGCGACCGGCTGGCCGAGGTGCGCGGCGATGCGCACCTCACCGTCCAGGGCGAACGGCGCGAGCGCACCGCGGGCGATCAGCATCTCACCGTCGAGGGCACCCTGCACCTGAAGGCCGGACAGGCCTGGCTCAGCGAAAGCGGCCGCGAACTGCACCTCAAGGCCGGCCAGAAGGCCGTCCTCGAAGCCGGTGCCGAGATCACCCTCCAGGCCGGGGGCAGCTTCATCAAGCTCGATCCGGCCGGCATCACCCTCAGCGGCGCGGCCATCCGCATCAACTCCGGTGGCAGCCCCGGGTCGGGCAGCGGGCAGCAGATGCAGGCGCCCGAACTGCCGGGGCATGTGCCCCCGGGGGCAGCCGACGGGGTGGCGGAAAACGGCCCCGATGCCTTGCTCGACGCCCAACCGCTGTCAGCCAGCCGCTTACGGCAGTGGGCCGCGCGGGACACCTTGTTGCAGCCCCAGTGTCACCGGGGCCAGGACGACCGCTGCCCGCTCACCGACTGTCCATGCCCGACGGGTGATGATGACCCGGATCACGCCTGAACGAGTCCGCCGATATGGATATCAGCCACAATCCAGAAAACGTTCTGATGCTGCTCGACGGCGCCACCACCGATGCCCCGAGGCTCGCCTACCAGCATGATGATGCCCCCGAGCTGGAACGGCTTTATGCGGGAACCCCGCACCAGGCCGCGATCTCCGTCAGCCCCTGCCTGGTCCGGCCTTCACCCGGTAGCGAGCTTCTCGCGGCCCCGGAAACCTGGCAGGACCACGGCATCCTGCTCGAATCCCCGGCCGACCTGCCCGTGGTCGCCAACCACCTGCGCAGCCTGATCAGCCTGCGGCTGCCCTCCGGGCAGGGCGCGTACTGTCGGTTCTATTCGCCAGGGCAGATGATCCCCTTCCTCTGCGCACTCGATCCGGAAGAACTCCGTGCCTTCAGCGGACCCATCCACGCCTGGCACCTGCCCGGCACCGACTATGTCATCCGCGCGGCGTCGGCGGGTCCCGCGCGAAATGCAGCCGACGAGGGCTGGTTCCAAATGAGCGACGACCACATGAAGCACCTGCAGGAACAGTCCCGGTGGCTGTTCAGGATGCGCGTGGCGCGGTTGTCGGGGCTGGCCGGGCAGCCGGACGGGCAACTGCGCTGCGCGCGCCTCATCGAGCGCGCGGAGCACTACGGTTTTCGTTCCGAACTCGAGGTGGGGCGGTTCGTGGCGCTCGCGGCGGCCCACGCCCCCCGCCTGGAAGAGCAAGACGGTCAGGGCATCCTTCGAACCGACGGATGGCAACCCGCGAAACGGCTCGATGCGCTGGAGCAACTGGCCCTGGGAGGTGCCCGATGAGTTCTGTCCACACCGTACGCGACGGCGACACCCTCCGGGGCATCGCACGGCAGCATGGCATTCCCCTGACAACCCTGACGGAGCTGAACCCCGAGATCGATAACCCCGACCGCATTTATCCCGGGCAAACGGTTCAGTTGCCGGAAAGCGGGGGAGGCCTGTCCGACAGCCGGTCGCCCGGTGGCATCAGCCAGCCCGCACCCTGCGAGGACGAGGCGGGCGAGGTCACGCTGCTGCCCTTGCGATATGCCCTGGTGGAACCGTGCGAGATCGCTGGTGCGCGAATCCGTTCCCCCTATCCCGAACTCGGCACACGCCCAATCGGTGTGCGCCTGGCGCGGGATGGTTATATCTACGTGGTCGAAGAGCAGCCCTCCGCGGACGGGCAGCCACCCCGGCTGCACGAGTTCCGGCTGGAGGCCATGACGCCGACCCGCCTGCTGGATGGTGTGGAGACGGTGACCGAGGACTGCCGCGAAGAGGCGCAGGGCACGCCATACCTCACATTCGGGTCCACCTGCCGTCTCCATGTCGCCTATGCCACGGCCCCGTGGAGCGCCGACCGCTGCAACCGCATGCTGGAGGATCACCGCGAACGCGGCCGGCGCATGCAGCCCGTCGATCTCGCGGGGGCGATCTCCGGGAACGCCCGTCGCCACCCGGCGAGCGTTGAGCCGCTGCTCACAGGCGACCGGCTGCGTGCGGCCGTGGCGGAACTGCGTGACCCGCCCGAGAGCGGCACGCCGGAAAGCCCGGTGGAAGCCGAGCGAACCGCCTACCCCTGGACCGCTCCGCCGCCTTCCCCACCGGCCACCGATACGCTCGAGACGAGCGAGGACAGCACCCCGGCCACCCCGGGCGAGGGCGACCAGGCGATCCCCACCGGGCCGGCGCTCGCGCCCTTCGAACACACCACGCTGGACGACATCCTCCGGGTTTCTGCGCCGGAGGATGTCGAAGACGACCACCTGTTCGGCCTGGTGCTGCGCGACGACCTGGGGCTACTGCAGGACCTGGCCGATTACCAGGATCACGTGGTCGCCTGGCTGGATACCTGGACGCAGGCGCATGAAACCCGGTACGTGGTTGGCGGGTTCATCGAATCGCTCTTCCTGCTCGATGAGGAGGATTTCCTCGATGACCCGCGCTTCCGGGAACTGGTGGAGGACACCACCGAAGAGCAGCGCCGCGCCATACTCGACTACCTGAACACGCTGGAGCACGAATCCGGCGGATTTAT is a window encoding:
- a CDS encoding DUF4123 domain-containing protein, whose protein sequence is MDISHNPENVLMLLDGATTDAPRLAYQHDDAPELERLYAGTPHQAAISVSPCLVRPSPGSELLAAPETWQDHGILLESPADLPVVANHLRSLISLRLPSGQGAYCRFYSPGQMIPFLCALDPEELRAFSGPIHAWHLPGTDYVIRAASAGPARNAADEGWFQMSDDHMKHLQEQSRWLFRMRVARLSGLAGQPDGQLRCARLIERAEHYGFRSELEVGRFVALAAAHAPRLEEQDGQGILRTDGWQPAKRLDALEQLALGGAR